From one Triticum urartu cultivar G1812 chromosome 3, Tu2.1, whole genome shotgun sequence genomic stretch:
- the LOC125546024 gene encoding lichenase-2-like, with the protein MLHMALLLGLVFASILTRAASVGVCYGMSANNLPPPSTVVGMLRDNGFNSVRLYAPDSDALAALAGTGIGVIVGAPNYVLPELAASASAAAAWVRANIAAHPDVSFRYLTVGNEVAGSDTQYLVPAMENVHGALATAGLGDAVKVTTAISQATIAVHVPPSAGEFADESKPFLLPVLQFLERTGAPLLANLYPYFVYTYKAAGDMDVSFMLFTAPGTVVQDGEYGYQNMFDASVDAVHAAVERLGVSGVDVVVSETGWPSAGGEEASMENARTYNQNLVGHVGKGTPRRPWKVETYVFSMFNENLKEAGVEQNWGLFYPSTDKVYPITFGK; encoded by the exons ATGCTCCACATGGCGTTGCTCCTCGGACTCGTCTTCGCCTCCATCCTTACAC GAGCGGCCTCGGTGGGCGTGTGCTACGGCATGAGCGCCAACAACCTGCCGCCCCCGAGCACCGTCGTCGGCATGCTCCGGGACAACGGCTTCAACTCGGTGCGTCTCTACGCACCGGACAGTGACGCGCTGGCGGCACTCGCCGGCACCGGCATCGGGGTCATCGTCGGCGCGCCCAACTACGTGCTCCCCGAGCTGGCCGCCAGCGCGTCCGCGGCGGCCGCGTGGGTCCGCGCCAACATCGCAGCCCACCCGGACGTCTCCTTCCGGTACCTCACCGTGGGCAACGAGGTCGCGGGCAGCGACACGCAGTACCTCGTCCCGGCCATGGAGAACGTGCACGGCGCACTGGCCACGGCCGGGCTGGGAGACGCCGTGAAGGTCACGACAGCGATATCGCAGGCCACCATCGCGGTCCACGTGCCGCCGTCGGCCGGCGAGTTCGCGGACGAGTCCAAGCCGTTCCTGCTCCCCGTGCTGCAGTTCCTGGAGCGCACAGGGGCGCCGCTCCTGGCCAACCTGTACCCGTACTTCGTCTACACGTACAAGGCCGCCGGCGACATGGACGTGAGCTTCATGCTGTTCACGGCGCCGGGGACGGTGGTGCAGGACGGCGAGTACGGGTACCAGAACATGTTCGACGCGAGCGTGGACGCGGTGCATGCGGCAGTGGAGCGCCTCGGGGTGAGCGGCGTGGACGTGGTGGTGTCGGAGACCGGGTGGCCGTCggcgggcggcgaggaggcgtcgATGGAGAACGCGAGGACGTACAACCAGAACCTGGTGGGCCACGTGGGGAAGGGCACGCCGCGGCGGCCGTGGAAGGTGGAGACGTACGTGTTCTCCATGTTCAACGAGAACCTCAAGGAGGCCGGCGTTGAGCAGAACTGGGGGCTCTTCTACCCCAGCACTGATAAGGTCTACCCCATCACCTTCGGCAAGTGA